A single Taeniopygia guttata chromosome 30, bTaeGut7.mat, whole genome shotgun sequence DNA region contains:
- the LOC140680985 gene encoding olfactory receptor 14J1-like has translation MSNSSSISHFLLLALADTRQLQLLHFCLFLGISLAALLGNGLIISAVACGHHLHTPMFFFLLHLALSDLGSICTTVPKALHNSLWGTRNISYSGCAAQIFFFVFYATTEFSLLTIMCYNRYVSICKPLHYGTLLGSRACAHMAAAAWASAFLNALLHTANTFSLPLCHGNALGQFFCEIPQILRLSCSHIKLREFGLIVLSALLYFGCFVFIVFSYVQIFRAVLRIPSEQGRHKAFSTCFPHLAVVSVFLSTGTVAYLNPPSISSPSLDLALSVLYSVVPPALNPLIYSLRNQELKAAVRALMTGCFQGH, from the coding sequence atgtccaacagcagctccatcagccacttcctcctgctggcactggcagacacgcggcagctgcagctcctgcacttctgcctcttcctgggcatctccctggctgccctcctgggcaacggcctcatcatcagcgccgtagcctgcggccaccacctgcacacgcccatgttcttcttcctgctccacctggccctcagcgacctgggctccatctgcaccactgtccccaaagccctgcacaattccctctggggcaccaggaacatctcctactcaggatgtgctgcccaaatatttttttttgttttctatgcTACAACAGAGTTTTCCCTCCTGACCATAATGTGCTACaaccgctacgtgtccatctgcaaacccctgcactacgggaccctcctgggcagcagagcttgtgcccacatggcagcagctgcctgggccagtgcctttctcaatgctctgctgcacacggccaatacattttccctgcccctgtgccatggcaatgccctgggacagttcttctgtgaaatcccacagatcctgaGGCTCTCCTGCTCACACATCAAACTCAGGGAATTTGGGCTTATTGTGCTAAGTGCTCTTCTATATTTTggatgttttgtgttcattgttttctcctatgtgcagatcttcagggctgtgctgaggatcccctctgagcagggacggcacaaagccttttccacctgcttccctcacctggctgtggtctctGTCTTCCTCAGCACTGGCACAGTTGCCTATCTGAACCCCCCCTCGatttcctccccatccctggatctggccctgtcagttctgtactcggtggtgcctccagccctgaaccccctcatctacagcctgaggaaccaggagctcaaggctgcagtgagggcactgatgactggatgctttcaaggacattaa